One segment of Bernardetia sp. DNA contains the following:
- a CDS encoding PIN domain-containing protein produces RLFRTSRLCINLSCVYPTEMKSLGRQRKWSVQKYQNVNEWLRKFLIVPIESEDILEIYSQIDAYSQGKLDGNPLPTGLSARNMGKNDIWIAATAHILEATLITMDKDFEHLDKFYFDVITLKRN; encoded by the coding sequence CAAGACTATTTAGAACAAGTCGTCTTTGCATAAATCTTTCATGCGTTTACCCTACTGAAATGAAGTCATTAGGAAGACAACGAAAATGGTCAGTTCAAAAATATCAGAATGTAAATGAATGGCTAAGAAAGTTTTTGATTGTGCCTATTGAAAGTGAAGATATTTTAGAGATTTACTCCCAAATAGATGCGTATAGCCAAGGAAAATTAGATGGAAATCCATTACCTACTGGACTTTCAGCAAGAAATATGGGTAAAAATGATATTTGGATTGCTGCAACTGCTCATATTTTGGAAGCTACATTAATCACGATGGATAAAGACTTTGAACATTTAGACAAATTTTATTTTGATGTTATTACTTTGAAAAGAAATTGA